Proteins encoded by one window of Pempheris klunzingeri isolate RE-2024b chromosome 14, fPemKlu1.hap1, whole genome shotgun sequence:
- the serpinf1 gene encoding pigment epithelium-derived factor isoform X1, whose protein sequence is MKQTTFLVVFGVVLSFCQAQVETAGEETGVEEEHVDLFTTPTTKMAAATSDFGYNLFRALASREPTANVFLAPISVSAALTQLSMGGSERAQRQLFRALRYHTLQDPQLHSTLKDLLASVRTPGKGLTAAARIYLSRRLRPKQEFFPLVEQQYGVRPKALLGGNKDMKEINDWVSQETGGKVQRFLTKPLPRSPGVNAVSAAYFKGKWATRFGQNGVMENFQLDGGTPVRTPMMQQDNYPVKMGIDSDLSCTIAQIQMQDDVSMFVFLPDDVTTNMTLLEESLTAEFVQDLSMTLLPARVSLTLPTLKLSYSTDLLPLLDDLGLTDWLADTDLEKVSSQPAKLSSVNHKVAMETAPEGNQYPSSTSAASHLSYRVDRPFLYLIRDEASGALLFIGKVVNPKDLTI, encoded by the exons ATGAAGCAGACAACTTTCCTGGTGGTGTTTGGAGTCGTCCTGAGCTTCTGCCAGGCTCAG gtggagacgGCCGGCGAGGAGACGGGTGTAGAGGAGGAGCACGTGGACCTCTTCACCACGCCGACCACTAAGATGGCCGCCGCCACCTCGGACTTCGGCTACAACCTTTTCCGCGCTCTGGCGAGCCGAGAACCCACGGCCAACGTCTTCCTGGCCCCCATCAGCGTGTCTGCGGCGCTGACGcagctgtccatgg GAGGGTCTGAGCGTGCTCAGAGGCAGCTGTTCAGGGCTCTGAGGTACCACACCCTGCAGGACCCCCAGCTCCACAGCACCCTGAAAGACCTGCTGGCCTCGGTCAGGACGCCCGGGAAAGGCCTGACCGCTGCGGCGCGCATCTACCTGTCACGAC GACTTCGTCCGAAGCAGGAGTTCTTCCCACTGGTGGAGCAGCAGTATGGAGTTCGCCCCAAGGCCCTGTTGGGAGGAAACAAAGATATGAAGGAAATCAATGACTGGGTGTCTCAGGAGACCGGTGGGAAGGTGCAGCGCTTCCTGACCAAGCCCCTCCCCCGAAGCCCGGGAGTGAACGCCGTGAGCGCTGCCTACTTTAAAG GGAAGTGGGCGACTCGGTTTGGTCAGAACGGAGTGATGGAGAACTTCCAGCTGGATGGTGGGACACCTGTTCGCactcccatgatgcaacagGATAACTACCCTGTGAAGATGGGTATAGACTCAGATCTGAGCTGCACG atCGCTCAGATCCAGATGCAGGATGACGTCAGCATGTTCGTCTTCCTGCCCGATGACGTGACCACCAACATGACGCTGCTGGAGGAGAGTCTGACCGCCGAGTTCGTCCAGGACCTGTCCATGACGCTGCTTCCTGCCCGTGTGAGCCTCACTCTGCCCACCCTGAAGCTCAGCTACTCCACAGACCTGCTGCCGCTGCTCGACGACCTGG GGCTCACCGATTGGCTGGCGGACACGGACCTGGAGAAGGTGTCGTCTCAGCCCGCCAAGCTCAGCAGCGTCAACCACAAGGTCGCCATGGAGACGGCGCCAGAGGGGAACCAGTACCCGAGCTCCACCTCGGCGGCAAGTCACCTGTCCTACCGAGTGGACCGCCCCTTCCTCTACCTGATCCGGGACGAAGCATCAGGGGCGCTGCTCTTCATCGGCAAGGTGGTCAACCCCAAGGACCTGAcgatataa
- the serpinf1 gene encoding pigment epithelium-derived factor isoform X2: MAAATSDFGYNLFRALASREPTANVFLAPISVSAALTQLSMGGSERAQRQLFRALRYHTLQDPQLHSTLKDLLASVRTPGKGLTAAARIYLSRRLRPKQEFFPLVEQQYGVRPKALLGGNKDMKEINDWVSQETGGKVQRFLTKPLPRSPGVNAVSAAYFKGKWATRFGQNGVMENFQLDGGTPVRTPMMQQDNYPVKMGIDSDLSCTIAQIQMQDDVSMFVFLPDDVTTNMTLLEESLTAEFVQDLSMTLLPARVSLTLPTLKLSYSTDLLPLLDDLGLTDWLADTDLEKVSSQPAKLSSVNHKVAMETAPEGNQYPSSTSAASHLSYRVDRPFLYLIRDEASGALLFIGKVVNPKDLTI; the protein is encoded by the exons ATGGCCGCCGCCACCTCGGACTTCGGCTACAACCTTTTCCGCGCTCTGGCGAGCCGAGAACCCACGGCCAACGTCTTCCTGGCCCCCATCAGCGTGTCTGCGGCGCTGACGcagctgtccatgg GAGGGTCTGAGCGTGCTCAGAGGCAGCTGTTCAGGGCTCTGAGGTACCACACCCTGCAGGACCCCCAGCTCCACAGCACCCTGAAAGACCTGCTGGCCTCGGTCAGGACGCCCGGGAAAGGCCTGACCGCTGCGGCGCGCATCTACCTGTCACGAC GACTTCGTCCGAAGCAGGAGTTCTTCCCACTGGTGGAGCAGCAGTATGGAGTTCGCCCCAAGGCCCTGTTGGGAGGAAACAAAGATATGAAGGAAATCAATGACTGGGTGTCTCAGGAGACCGGTGGGAAGGTGCAGCGCTTCCTGACCAAGCCCCTCCCCCGAAGCCCGGGAGTGAACGCCGTGAGCGCTGCCTACTTTAAAG GGAAGTGGGCGACTCGGTTTGGTCAGAACGGAGTGATGGAGAACTTCCAGCTGGATGGTGGGACACCTGTTCGCactcccatgatgcaacagGATAACTACCCTGTGAAGATGGGTATAGACTCAGATCTGAGCTGCACG atCGCTCAGATCCAGATGCAGGATGACGTCAGCATGTTCGTCTTCCTGCCCGATGACGTGACCACCAACATGACGCTGCTGGAGGAGAGTCTGACCGCCGAGTTCGTCCAGGACCTGTCCATGACGCTGCTTCCTGCCCGTGTGAGCCTCACTCTGCCCACCCTGAAGCTCAGCTACTCCACAGACCTGCTGCCGCTGCTCGACGACCTGG GGCTCACCGATTGGCTGGCGGACACGGACCTGGAGAAGGTGTCGTCTCAGCCCGCCAAGCTCAGCAGCGTCAACCACAAGGTCGCCATGGAGACGGCGCCAGAGGGGAACCAGTACCCGAGCTCCACCTCGGCGGCAAGTCACCTGTCCTACCGAGTGGACCGCCCCTTCCTCTACCTGATCCGGGACGAAGCATCAGGGGCGCTGCTCTTCATCGGCAAGGTGGTCAACCCCAAGGACCTGAcgatataa
- the LOC139213429 gene encoding uncharacterized protein — protein MWTRRQRTFTVSPLCGSISEKQSRKAEPPQVHSPPQVHSQVHSPPQVHSQVHSPPQVHSPPQVHSQVHSPPQVHSQVHSPPQVHSQVHSPPQVHSPPQVHSQVHSPPQVHSQVHSPPQVHSQVHSPPQVHSPPQVHSPPQVHSQVHSPPQVHSQVHSPPQVHSPPQVHSQVHSPPQVHSPPQVHSQVHSPPQVHSQVHSPPQVHSPPQVHSQVHSPPQVHSQVHSPPQVHSQVHSPPQVHSPPQVHSQVHSPPQVHSQVHSPPQVHSQVHSPPQVHSPPQVHSPPQVHSQVHSPPQVHSQVHSPPQVHSPPQVHSQVHSPPQVHSQVHSPPQVHSPPQVHSQVHSPPQVHSQVHSPPQVHSPPQVHSQVHSPPQLLSAPLSTSLRLPAADEAPLRSADASCLCASPLSAGSAHGGERETLLHQDEEQKVK, from the exons ATGTGGACACGACGTCAAAGGACCTtcactgtttctcctctctgtggctcCATCAGCGAAAAGCAAAGCCGCAAAGCAGAGCCCCCACAGGTCCACTCACCCCCACAGGTCCACTCACAGGTCCACTCACCCCCACAGGTCCACTCACAGGTCCACTCACCCCCACAAGTCCACTCACCCCCACAGGTCCACTCACAGGTCCACTCACCCCCACAGGTCCACTCACAAGTCCACTCACCCCCACAGGTCCACTCACAAGTCCACTCACCCCCACAAGTCCACTCACCCCCACAGGTCCACTCACAAGTCCACTCACCCCCACAGGTCCACTCACAAGTCCACTCACCCCCACAGGTCCACTCACAAGTCCACTCACCCCCACAAGTCCACTCACCCCCACAGGTCCACTCACCCCCACAGGTCCACTCACAAGTCCACTCACCCCCACAGGTCCACTCACAAGTCCACTCACCCCCACAGGTCCACTCACCCCCACAGGTCCACTCACAAGTCCACTCACCCCCACAGGTCCACTCACCCCCACAGGTCCACTCACAGGTCCACTCACCCCCACAGGTCCACTCACAGGTCCACTCACCCCCACAAGTCCACTCACCCCCACAGGTCCACTCACAGGTCCACTCACCCCCACAGGTCCACTCACAAGTCCACTCACCCCCACAGGTCCACTCACAAGTCCACTCACCCCCACAAGTCCACTCACCCCCACAGGTCCACTCACAAGTCCACTCACCCCCACAGGTCCACTCACAAGTCCACTCACCCCCACAGGTCCACTCACAAGTCCACTCACCCCCACAAGTCCACTCACCCCCACAGGTCCACTCACCCCCACAGGTCCACTCACAAGTCCACTCACCCCCACAGGTCCACTCACAAGTCCACTCACCCCCACAGGTCCACTCACCCCCACAGGTCCACTCACAAGTCCACTCACCCCCACAGGTCCACTCACAAGTCCACTCACCCCCACAAGTCCACTCACCCCCACAGGTCCACTCACAAGTCCACTCACCCCCACAGGTCCACTCACAAGTCCACTCACCCCCACAAGTCCACTCACCCCCACAGGTCCACTCACAAGTCCACTCACCCCCACAG ctcctctcagctcctctGTCCACGTCGCTCCGTCTCCCTGCAGCAGATGAAGCTCCTCTTCGCTCCGCTGACGCCTCCTGCCTCTGCGCGTCCCCGCTGAGCGCCGGGAGCGCGCAtggcggagagagagagacgctgcTGCATCAGGATGAAGAGcagaaagtgaagtga